A genomic window from Cryobacterium sp. SO2 includes:
- a CDS encoding BadF/BadG/BcrA/BcrD ATPase family protein produces the protein MSAEPRSLIIDAGQTGIRALLHTDDGRSLPFEFGGIRTDGALVPQLGDVVARVASSTQSPIVTVSAGISGFSKAETDPNELRALGAANGVTAVFLAHDSVTSYLGALGDELGVVVAAGTGVVTLAVGATAVARIDGWGNLIGDAGSAYWIGRAALDAVMRAYDGRGPATALSSFMLDEFPDLEMAYLDLQADPLRVSRIAAYSRRVTELAETDAVAAAICDAAAAELVVSAAAGLRRVGEADQASPVVCGIGGVLRAPEISSRFEHGLRAIWPAVDIRPAIANALDGAEFLPRLAPASALRDRIAVSVG, from the coding sequence GTGAGCGCTGAACCCCGTTCGCTCATCATCGACGCCGGCCAGACCGGCATCCGCGCTCTGCTGCACACCGACGACGGCCGAAGTCTTCCGTTCGAGTTCGGCGGCATCCGCACCGACGGCGCTCTCGTGCCGCAGCTCGGCGACGTCGTGGCTCGGGTCGCGTCGTCGACGCAGAGCCCCATCGTCACCGTGAGCGCGGGCATCTCCGGGTTCTCGAAGGCCGAGACCGACCCCAACGAGTTGCGTGCCCTGGGCGCGGCGAACGGGGTGACCGCGGTGTTCCTGGCGCACGACTCGGTGACGAGCTATCTGGGCGCGCTGGGCGACGAGCTCGGTGTGGTCGTGGCGGCCGGCACCGGCGTGGTCACGCTCGCGGTGGGCGCCACCGCCGTGGCCCGCATCGACGGCTGGGGCAACCTGATCGGTGACGCCGGCAGCGCCTACTGGATCGGCCGGGCGGCCCTGGATGCAGTGATGCGCGCCTACGACGGTCGCGGACCGGCGACGGCGCTCAGTTCGTTCATGCTCGACGAGTTTCCCGACCTGGAGATGGCCTACCTCGACCTGCAGGCCGACCCGCTACGGGTGAGCCGGATCGCGGCGTACTCCCGCCGGGTGACCGAGCTGGCCGAGACGGATGCCGTCGCCGCCGCGATCTGCGACGCGGCAGCGGCGGAGCTCGTGGTCTCGGCCGCGGCCGGGCTGCGCAGAGTGGGCGAGGCCGATCAGGCCTCTCCCGTGGTCTGCGGCATCGGCGGGGTGCTGCGCGCTCCGGAGATCTCCAGCCGGTTCGAGCACGGACTGCGGGCGATCTGGCCCGCAGTGGACATCCGCCCCGCCATCGCCAATGCCCTCGACGGCGCCGAGTTTCTGCCCCGCCTGGCACCCGCCAGTGCCCTGCGCGACCGCATCGCCGTGTCGGTCGGTTAG
- the sufU gene encoding Fe-S cluster assembly sulfur transfer protein SufU — protein MTSSAMQQLYQQIILDHAKYAHGAVPELPALDAGAASGAASGTGLREAQSHQVNTTCGDEITVRVGLAGAGAEAQIDELAWRGAGCSISMASASVLNDTVHGTSVAESEAMLDLFREMLRSRGTIEPDEEVMGDAAAFAGVSKYPARVKCAMLPWVAFEAALLQLR, from the coding sequence ATGACCTCGTCCGCCATGCAGCAGCTGTATCAGCAGATCATCCTCGACCACGCCAAGTACGCCCACGGTGCTGTTCCGGAGTTGCCGGCGTTGGACGCCGGCGCGGCATCCGGTGCGGCATCCGGCACGGGCCTCCGCGAGGCCCAGTCCCACCAGGTGAACACCACCTGCGGTGACGAGATCACCGTGCGCGTCGGGCTGGCCGGCGCCGGCGCCGAGGCGCAGATCGACGAACTGGCCTGGCGCGGCGCGGGCTGCTCCATCTCGATGGCGTCGGCATCCGTGCTCAACGACACCGTGCACGGCACCTCCGTGGCGGAGTCCGAGGCCATGCTCGACCTGTTCCGGGAGATGCTGCGCTCGCGCGGCACCATCGAACCCGACGAAGAGGTGATGGGCGACGCCGCCGCGTTCGCCGGGGTCTCCAAGTACCCCGCGCGGGTCAAGTGCGCGATGCTGCCCTGGGTGGCCTTCGAGGCCGCACTGCTGCAGCTGCGCTGA
- a CDS encoding SufS family cysteine desulfurase — translation MTFVAPSLAPARDQALTRDEVLRIRNDFPVLHQQVNGHPLNYLDSGATSQNPISVMEAEQEYYEQRNAAVHRGAHTLAFAATEVFEAARATVAAFVGAGENEIVWTSNATEGVNLVSYSFSNASLGLGGPAAARFALGAGDEIVVTEMEHHSNLIPWQQLALRTGATLRFIPVLADGTLDLTAAAEILNPRTRLLAVTHASNVVGTINPIDDLVALAHAVDALVFLDACQSAPHLALDLHALDVDFAVFSGHKMLGPTGIGVLYGKAELLAAMPPFLTGGSMITTVDMQTAEFLAPPQRFEAGTQRISQAIALAAAVDYLRHTGMERIRAREADLGRRLVEGVTAIHGVRLLGPGVGVERIGLAAVDVAGVHAHDVGQFLDEAGIAVRVGHHCAQPLHRKLGVTASTRASTYLYTTDDEVDQFLAVLAEVAPFFGVAR, via the coding sequence ATGACGTTCGTCGCTCCATCCCTGGCCCCCGCACGCGATCAAGCGCTGACCCGTGACGAGGTGCTGCGCATCCGCAACGACTTCCCGGTGCTGCACCAGCAGGTGAACGGGCATCCGCTCAACTATCTGGACTCAGGCGCCACCTCGCAGAACCCGATCAGCGTCATGGAAGCCGAGCAGGAGTACTACGAGCAGCGGAACGCCGCCGTCCACCGTGGAGCGCACACCCTGGCGTTCGCCGCCACCGAGGTGTTCGAGGCCGCCCGCGCCACCGTCGCCGCGTTCGTCGGTGCCGGCGAGAACGAGATCGTCTGGACCTCCAACGCCACCGAGGGCGTGAACCTCGTGTCGTACTCCTTCTCGAACGCGTCGCTCGGCCTGGGCGGCCCCGCCGCCGCCCGGTTCGCACTCGGCGCCGGCGACGAGATCGTCGTCACCGAGATGGAGCACCACTCCAACCTCATCCCGTGGCAGCAGCTGGCGCTCCGCACCGGCGCCACCCTGCGGTTCATCCCGGTGCTGGCCGATGGCACGCTCGACCTCACTGCCGCCGCCGAGATCCTCAACCCGCGCACCCGGCTCCTGGCCGTGACCCACGCCTCCAATGTGGTGGGCACCATCAACCCGATCGACGACTTGGTCGCCCTGGCGCACGCCGTCGACGCCCTCGTCTTCCTCGACGCCTGCCAGTCCGCGCCGCACCTGGCGCTCGACCTCCACGCGCTCGACGTTGACTTCGCCGTGTTCTCCGGGCACAAGATGCTCGGCCCCACCGGCATCGGCGTGCTCTACGGCAAGGCCGAACTGCTTGCCGCGATGCCGCCGTTCCTCACCGGCGGCTCCATGATCACCACCGTCGACATGCAGACCGCCGAGTTCCTTGCCCCGCCGCAGCGGTTCGAGGCCGGCACCCAGCGCATCTCCCAGGCCATCGCCCTCGCGGCGGCCGTCGACTACCTCCGGCACACCGGCATGGAACGCATCCGCGCGCGCGAAGCCGACCTCGGCCGCCGGCTCGTGGAGGGTGTCACCGCCATCCACGGCGTTCGCCTGCTCGGCCCCGGCGTGGGCGTGGAACGCATCGGCCTGGCCGCGGTGGATGTCGCCGGCGTGCACGCGCACGACGTGGGCCAGTTCCTCGACGAGGCCGGCATCGCGGTGCGGGTGGGACACCACTGCGCGCAGCCTCTGCACAGGAAGCTCGGCGTCACCGCGTCCACCCGGGCGAGCACCTATCTGTACACGACCGACGACGAGGTGGACCAGTTCCTGGCCGTGCTCGCCGAGGTCGCCCCGTTCTTCGGAGTAGCCCGATGA